From a region of the Alnus glutinosa chromosome 1, dhAlnGlut1.1, whole genome shotgun sequence genome:
- the LOC133858705 gene encoding uncharacterized protein LOC133858705, with protein sequence MEEELSLLWGKFSLREEEQVGVSLATSEIVPLVTRGKDCLVGKLLTKRVMPKEFFRASLLRAWRQSGEVSFNVIGENMFIAKFEHMWDKARIMEGRPWLFDGNLVSLEEFDGLTPPSAMNFDMASFWVRMYNLPLACMRKEVGQKIGESVGIVEEVDILDEEAGWGTFLRVKIFFDLTKPLARGCMLYFQNQSLWVAFKYEKLPKSCYHCGVIKHDRQGCVSPGTSRTPVKEEDQPYGNWL encoded by the coding sequence ATGGAGGAGGAACTATCGTTGTTGTGGGGAAAATTTTCCTTGAGAGAGGAGGAACAAGTAGGGGTTTCTTTGGCGACCTCAGAAATTGTTCCTCTGGTGACCAGGGGAAAAGACTGTTTGGTAGGGAAGTTGCTGACTAAAAGAGTAATGCCGAAGGAGTTCTTTCGAGCCTCACTTTTGAGGGCTTGGAGACAGTCGGGAGAGGTGTCGTTCAACGTCATTGGTGAAAATATGTTTATTGCAAAGTTTGAACATATGTGGGACAAAGCTCGTATTATGGAGGGTAGGCCATGGCTTTTCGACGGAAACCTGGTTTCCCTTGAAGAGTTTGATGGCCTAACCCCTCCCTCCGCTATGAATTTTGACATGGCTTCATTTTGGGTGAGGATGTACAACCTGCCTCTTGCATGCATGAGGAAGGAGGTTGGTCAGAAAATAGGAGAATCAGTAGGGATTGTGGAGGAAGTTGACATCTTAGATGAAGAGGCCGGTTGGGGGACTTTCCTTAGGGTGAAGATCTTTTTTGACCTTACGAAGCCGCTGGCAAGGGGTTGTATGCTCTATTTCCAGAACCAGTCGTTATGGGTGGCTTTCAAGTATGAGAAATTGCCAAAGTCGTGCTACCATTGCGGAGTCATTAAGCATGACCGACAGGGATGTGTTTCCCCGGGGACCAGTCGTACTCCTGTAAAAGAGGAAGATCAACCTTACGGAAACTGGCTTTGA